One Mycoplasmopsis bovigenitalium genomic window, TAATTCTAAAACCTTGTTTTTTAGATCTTTTGCACTCTCCAAATCAGATTCTTTAATTTTGTTAATAAATTCATTTTTAGTTTCTTCATTGAAGTTGAATTTATTGATTTCATCAACTAGTAGTTTTTTGCCATTATTTAAATTATCAGCTTCTGATTTAATATCATTAAATTGATTATTTGCATCATTTTCAATGCTGTTGATATTTTCAACTTTTTTGATTAAAGAATTTTTTTCTTCTTCCGAAATATATTGAGTTGATAAAGAGTTTATGTGCTCTTTTACTTGCTTTTTAATTTTGTCTAATTCATTCGCTTTTTGTGTGATTTGGTCAATTTCTGCTTTAGTTGAAGCACCATTTATTTGTTGTTCAAGAAGCTCTTTTTGAGCACTATTTAAGCTTTCTAATTTTTGAATGTTATCAATTGCAGATTTTTTGGCATTATTTAATTCAATTGCTTTATCAAGAACTTTTTGTGGAGTATTATTTGGAGTTTTTGTAGCACTATTTGCATTTTTTATGTCTTCTAAAAATCTTTGTTTGTCATTGGTTGTTAAGTTTTTTAGACTATCAATTTGTGAATATTTAGATTTTTTATCATCTTGTAGCGCTTGAGCTTTATCTATTATTTCTTTGACTTTTTCTTTAGAAGATGCACTAATTAATTCATCAATAAATGAATGTTTTTGTTCGCTTGATAAAAAGTTAAATTCATTATTAATTTTAGTTTTAGCAGCTTGTTTATCAGTGTTTAGTTCATTAATTTGTAAAATTATTTCATCAATTTGATCTTTATTTGTTGCTTGATCAATTTTATTAAAGGCTTCTTGCTTAAATTGATTATTAAATAATTCATATCCATCTTTTAGTTGTTTTTTGGCTTTTTCTTTTTCATTTATAAGATTGATATCATTTTTAATTTCTTTTAATTTGTCAACAGATTTTTCAGATTTAATTTGCGCTTTAAACGCTTCAACCTGTTCAGGCGATAAATATATTGCGTGAGCGAGTGTTGATTCAATATTTTTGTGTAATTTTTCCAATGCAATATTTGAATTATTTTGTTCATCGGTTTTTAATTTTGATAGTTGATTTAAAGCATCATCATATTTGCTTTGATTTATTCTATCTTCAATATTTTTTATATCTTTTTGCAATCTTTGATTTGAAGAGTTATATTCCTCTACCAAAATATCAAAATCATCTGTCGAATTGATTTTATCTAATGCACTTTGTTGTTTGTTTGCTAATTCATTTAAATTTGTATCAATTTCCGCTTTTATTTTGCTTAATTTGGCTTTTAATTCTTCTATTTTAGTATTTGAATTTGCTATAACTTGTTTTAATTCATTGTTTGAATTTAAAATATTTTCAGGCAATTTTTCAGTTAAAGAATTTATGTAATTATGAGCATCATTAGCTACAATATTTTTCTTTTCAAAATCTGTAATAAACGCTGATATCGTAGGTAAATGCTCATTTAGTTTTGCAGAATCATTTATTTTTGCATTTAATAGTTTAATGTGCTTATTTAGCTCTTCCAAATAAGCTGTGTGGCGTTGTTCATTTGTTCATTCATTAAATGTTTTGATTAAATCAGCAACATGTTTTTCTGCCTTTTCAACATCTTTTGCTTTTAATGCTAAATCATCAATATGGGTTTTTGAATCCATAACTTCTGCGCGCTTTTTAGCTTCTTTTAACTCATTCATTGCTTTTTGCAATTCTTCATTCGCTTCGCTTAATCCGGGAAAATTAATATCTGAAGTATTATTTAATTTTTCAATGGCTTGGTCAGAAGTATCCCTTGCTTTTTTAACAATTTTATTGATTGTATCAATATTGGTTTTTAGTGTTTCTTCTGATTGGGTTATTTTAGTTTCAAGTTCTTCAATCTCAGTTTTGAATTTTGACAATGCCTGTTGAATTCTCTTGTAGTTTTTGTATTCATCTTTATCCAATTTTTCATAGTTGGTCATATATTCATTTAGTTTAGTTTTTGAATTATTTATAGCATTTCTCAATGTATCAACTGAGTTTTTATTTGAATCAAGAGTTTGAATATTATTATCTACATTTTGTCTATTTGAATTGATTTCTTCAATGATTTTGTTTACTTGTCTAGGATTTAAACCATTGCCAATAATTGCAGCAGCTGTTGCACCCAGTGCAATTGCACTAGATGAAATAACTGTAGCATTAAATATAGTTCGTTTAACTGATTTTTTCATAAGATTGCTCCTATTCATATAGTTAAATAAAATAAAACTAAATTATTATTTAACTATATTAAATATATTTATATATTTATTGCTTAAATTCTAATAGTTAAGACAAAAAAAAAAAAAAATAGGACCGATTTGACCCAAAAAAACGAAATGGAGCAATAAAAATATGGAATTTATATTGATTTTATTCATTAAATAGCCTATTCATTTAATTTTAAATTAAGTTTAATTAACACACAAAACAAAAAAATATTAATCAAAATCTAATTATATTTTTTTGACCAAAATCAATATAAATTCAATTGAATAAAATAAAATTGATTGAAAAATAAATATTCTTTTGTTATAAATTATGAAACATATAGAATTTAACGAATCAATATCAAAAAATGGGTGCCGCAGTAGTGCTATAATTCATTCAATAAATTTATTAGCTTTATAAGAGGAGTTTTTATGACTTATTTATTGATTGGCGGCGCCGGATACATAGGTAGCCATGTAGCGGAAATTATCAACAAAAGTAAAAGAGATAAAGTAGTTATTTATGATAATTTATCAACTGGTTTTAGAGAATTTGTAGAAGCTGAAAGTTCATTTTTTGAAGGTGATATTTTAGATGAAAAATCTTTAGATATTGTTTTTTCAAATCATAATATTGATGTAGTTATTTATTTAGCAGGACTAATTAAAGTTGGCGAAAGTGTTAGCGAACCATTGAGATACTACGAAACAAATATTCAAGGTCTTGTTAATGTTTTAAGAACAATGAAAAAACACAATGTAAATAATTTCGTTTTTTCTTCATCTGCTGCAGTTTATGGCAATGACTCAAAACATGGTGGATATTTTTACGAAGATGATGATAAAAATCCATGTAGTCCATATGGCAGAACTAAATATTTTGGCGAACAAATAATTCAAGATTTTGCAGTAGCTAATAATGATTTTAGATATTCATTTTTAAGATATTTCAATGTTGGCGGCGCTTCAAAAAGTAAAAGAATTGGTTATTTAACAAAAAATGGATTAATGCCAACCCACATAATTCCATCAATCAGTTATTATGCCTTTGGCCAAAGCAAAGAGTTTAAAATTTTTGGAAATGACTATAAAACTCCAGATGGAACATGCATTAGAGACTATGTTTATGTGGTTGAATTAGCTGAATTACACAAGTTAGTTGCTGAAAAAATGGTTCAAGATAATACAAATCTATACTACAACATTGGTAGTTCAAATGGTTTTTCTAATTTAGAAATTGTTAAAACATTTGAAAAAATACTTGATCGAAATTTAGGTATTGGTTATGGACCGAGAAGAAGCGGTGACCCAGATATTTTAATTGCCGCAAACAAAAAAATTACCAGTGAATTAAATTATCAAATCAAAAGTGACATTAATGAAATAATTTCGAGTGAAATTGAATTTAGAAAACACCAACTAAAAAAGGACTAATATGAAAATAATTACTAAATTACCACAAAACATTAATAAATATGATTATTTA contains:
- the galE gene encoding UDP-glucose 4-epimerase GalE translates to MTYLLIGGAGYIGSHVAEIINKSKRDKVVIYDNLSTGFREFVEAESSFFEGDILDEKSLDIVFSNHNIDVVIYLAGLIKVGESVSEPLRYYETNIQGLVNVLRTMKKHNVNNFVFSSSAAVYGNDSKHGGYFYEDDDKNPCSPYGRTKYFGEQIIQDFAVANNDFRYSFLRYFNVGGASKSKRIGYLTKNGLMPTHIIPSISYYAFGQSKEFKIFGNDYKTPDGTCIRDYVYVVELAELHKLVAEKMVQDNTNLYYNIGSSNGFSNLEIVKTFEKILDRNLGIGYGPRRSGDPDILIAANKKITSELNYQIKSDINEIISSEIEFRKHQLKKD